From the genome of Clostridium sp. BNL1100, one region includes:
- a CDS encoding branched-chain amino acid aminotransferase produces the protein MNISITKTTSPKQKPDQNNLGFGSYFTDHMFIMDYTEGKGWHDPRIVPYAPLEMDPASMVLHYGQAIFEGLKAYKAKNGHILLFRPDKNMARVNSSNERLVIPRIDEDFGVQAIKELVNVDSDWIPDAPGTSLYIRPFIIATDPFLGVRPSDTYKFIVILSPVGAYYKEGMNPVKIYVENNYVRAVKGGLGFAKTVANYASSLKAQVEAKHSGYTQVLWLDGIEKKYIEEVGTMNVFFKIDGEVITPSLEGSILPGITRMSTIEMLRKSGVKVTERRISIQELYDAHAAGKLDEAFGTGTAAVISPIGEFNWDGNVIAVNGGEIGPVAQQVYDTITGIQSGELEDTFGWTQIVK, from the coding sequence ATGAATATTTCTATTACCAAAACTACAAGTCCTAAACAAAAACCTGATCAGAACAATTTAGGATTTGGATCATATTTTACAGACCATATGTTCATTATGGATTATACTGAAGGAAAAGGCTGGCATGACCCGAGAATAGTGCCATATGCTCCTTTAGAAATGGACCCGGCTTCAATGGTTCTTCATTATGGTCAAGCTATTTTTGAAGGTTTAAAAGCATACAAAGCTAAAAACGGCCATATTCTTCTTTTCAGACCCGATAAAAATATGGCAAGAGTAAACAGTTCAAATGAACGTCTTGTAATACCTAGAATTGACGAGGACTTTGGTGTACAGGCTATTAAAGAACTAGTAAATGTTGATTCAGACTGGATTCCTGATGCTCCGGGTACATCTTTGTACATACGTCCGTTTATAATTGCAACAGATCCATTCCTTGGTGTAAGGCCTTCTGACACTTACAAGTTTATAGTCATTCTTTCACCTGTTGGAGCTTATTACAAGGAAGGAATGAATCCTGTAAAAATATATGTTGAGAACAACTATGTACGTGCGGTAAAAGGCGGGCTGGGGTTTGCAAAAACAGTTGCCAACTATGCATCAAGCCTTAAAGCACAGGTTGAAGCAAAACATTCCGGGTATACTCAGGTTCTTTGGCTGGATGGTATTGAGAAGAAATATATAGAAGAAGTAGGAACAATGAATGTATTCTTCAAGATAGACGGAGAAGTAATAACTCCATCCCTTGAAGGCTCAATTCTTCCGGGGATTACTCGTATGTCAACTATAGAGATGCTGAGAAAATCAGGTGTAAAAGTTACTGAACGCAGAATATCAATTCAGGAACTATATGATGCACATGCAGCAGGAAAATTGGATGAGGCATTCGGTACCGGTACCGCTGCTGTCATTTCACCTATAGGTGAATTTAATTGGGACGGAAATGTTATTGCTGTAAACGGTGGAGAAATAGGACCTGTAGCTCAACAAGTATATGATACAATCACCGGAATTCAAAGCGGTGAACTTGAAGATACTTTTGGCTGGACACAAATAGTTAAATAA
- the ylbJ gene encoding sporulation integral membrane protein YlbJ, whose protein sequence is MNYFLFSSFIAFALTFYFCNKNRISHYIKKSFLPLCAVLFIIALIVYPKTAVSSASKGIHLWLEVVFPSLFPFFVASQLLNRSGFIGFAGIIMEPVMRPIFNIPGCGSFALAMGIVSGYPIGASITSDLKRQNLISKTEAERLLTFTNNSGPLFIMGAVAVGMFNMPAAGYLLYISHVAACLTVGFIFRYYKSSEKSSKKPYLKVSQKIRIELKKLKNSDINPYTLFGECVKNSISTILAIGGFIIFFSVLINILISSGISGWVCSRAPALLDKLGLGRQILEGIFCGFFEITTGANFINLANADLIIKLCTVSLIIGWAGLSVHAQVLSVINGSDISAKPYILGKALQGIISCIYTFIGYNLFSSFIHKTSSVFSNSEKVFSDNWKSILQSSFHSVLSISVIMLLISVIYICTTTFVSRKNLF, encoded by the coding sequence ATGAATTATTTTTTATTTTCATCATTTATTGCTTTTGCTTTAACTTTCTATTTTTGTAATAAAAATAGAATTTCCCATTATATTAAAAAAAGCTTTCTACCCCTTTGTGCTGTATTATTTATTATAGCTTTGATAGTTTATCCAAAAACGGCTGTTTCTTCAGCTTCAAAAGGTATCCACCTATGGTTGGAGGTTGTTTTTCCATCTCTTTTTCCATTTTTCGTTGCTTCCCAATTGTTAAACCGCTCAGGATTTATTGGATTTGCAGGTATTATAATGGAACCGGTAATGCGGCCAATTTTCAATATACCCGGTTGCGGCTCTTTTGCTCTTGCTATGGGTATTGTAAGTGGCTATCCAATAGGTGCTTCTATTACAAGTGATTTAAAACGTCAGAACCTTATATCTAAAACTGAGGCCGAGAGACTTCTGACTTTTACTAATAATTCAGGCCCCCTGTTTATTATGGGAGCTGTGGCTGTGGGAATGTTCAATATGCCGGCAGCAGGTTACCTTCTATATATTAGTCATGTTGCTGCTTGCCTTACAGTAGGGTTTATTTTCAGATACTACAAAAGTTCTGAAAAAAGTTCTAAAAAACCTTATTTAAAGGTGTCACAAAAAATTAGAATTGAACTTAAAAAGTTGAAGAACTCAGATATAAACCCATACACCCTTTTTGGTGAATGTGTAAAGAACTCCATATCAACTATCTTAGCTATAGGAGGATTTATTATATTTTTTTCAGTTTTAATAAATATTTTGATTTCAAGCGGAATTAGCGGGTGGGTATGCAGTAGAGCCCCGGCTTTGCTTGACAAATTGGGTCTGGGGCGGCAAATATTAGAAGGAATTTTTTGCGGCTTCTTTGAAATAACTACCGGTGCAAACTTTATCAACTTAGCAAATGCAGACTTGATTATAAAACTATGTACGGTTAGCCTGATAATAGGTTGGGCAGGTCTTTCGGTACATGCTCAGGTTTTAAGCGTAATAAACGGCTCCGATATAAGCGCAAAGCCGTATATATTAGGTAAAGCCCTCCAAGGAATTATTTCATGTATATATACTTTTATAGGTTATAATTTATTCAGTAGCTTCATTCATAAAACATCTTCTGTATTCTCCAATTCAGAAAAGGTATTTTCCGACAACTGGAAAAGCATATTACAATCCTCTTTTCACTCTGTCTTGTCAATATCAGTAATAATGCTGTTGATTTCCGTTATTTATATATGTACAACTACTTTTGTGTCAAGGAAAAACTTATTTTAA
- a CDS encoding ATPase → MEILTILETLEELVEKSPSVPFSGKCLLDREEILEIIKEMRLKLPDDIKQAKWVKEERQRILLEAQREANNIMKDAENKIASLVDEHEITKKAYEQSNEIIAAAQKNAREVRLGAREYADGVLNKVEDILSEAAEVIRTNREELK, encoded by the coding sequence ATGGAAATTTTAACTATACTGGAAACATTGGAGGAACTTGTTGAGAAAAGTCCAAGTGTACCATTCTCAGGAAAATGTCTTCTGGATAGGGAAGAAATACTTGAAATAATTAAAGAGATGAGGCTCAAGCTACCAGACGATATAAAGCAGGCAAAATGGGTTAAGGAAGAACGCCAGAGGATTTTGCTGGAAGCACAGAGGGAAGCCAACAATATAATGAAAGATGCTGAAAATAAAATTGCATCTCTTGTTGACGAGCATGAAATTACCAAAAAAGCTTATGAACAGTCCAATGAAATCATTGCAGCTGCACAGAAAAATGCCAGAGAAGTGCGTTTAGGTGCCAGAGAGTATGCCGACGGTGTTCTAAATAAAGTCGAGGATATACTGTCTGAAGCTGCTGAAGTAATCAGGACCAACAGGGAAGAATTAAAATAA
- the coaD gene encoding pantetheine-phosphate adenylyltransferase, producing MNTFIYPGSFDPVTNGHLDIIERASKICDKLIVAVLINHSKNPLFSIEERVNLLKKVVKDSTNVEIECFSGLLVDFVKEKNANVIIKGLRAVSDFEYELQMALLNKNQAPDIETLFMMSSINYSFLSSSMVKELARHGGNISGLVPECIEKDIIDKFKLK from the coding sequence ATGAACACATTTATATATCCCGGAAGTTTTGATCCTGTTACAAACGGTCATTTAGATATTATTGAGAGAGCATCAAAAATTTGTGACAAACTTATTGTTGCAGTATTAATTAACCATAGTAAAAATCCTCTCTTTTCTATTGAAGAACGGGTTAACTTATTAAAAAAGGTAGTTAAGGATAGTACGAATGTTGAAATTGAATGTTTTTCAGGATTACTGGTTGACTTTGTAAAGGAAAAAAACGCTAATGTAATAATTAAAGGCCTACGGGCTGTATCAGATTTTGAGTATGAGCTGCAGATGGCATTGTTGAACAAAAATCAGGCGCCTGACATTGAAACACTCTTTATGATGTCAAGTATAAACTATTCTTTTCTAAGCTCAAGTATGGTAAAAGAGCTTGCCAGACATGGTGGAAATATAAGTGGCCTGGTACCTGAATGTATAGAAAAAGACATTATTGATAAATTTAAACTCAAATAA
- the rsmD gene encoding 16S rRNA (guanine(966)-N(2))-methyltransferase RsmD, with protein MLRVISGSAKGLKLFTLEGMNTRPTTDRVKENLFNIIAPYMPGSNILDLFAGTGSLGIEALSRGANSAVFCDLSEQSADIITRNLQHTKLIDKSEVFLGEAQIILKKLSQLSKKFDIIFLDPPYKKEIVPGILQDLENYGVLDEKVLISVETDIEDQLPKEIGTLCVSRQQIYGKTKLTFYKRI; from the coding sequence ATGCTGAGAGTAATTTCAGGAAGTGCCAAAGGTTTAAAGTTATTTACTTTGGAAGGGATGAACACAAGGCCCACTACAGACAGGGTAAAAGAAAATCTATTTAATATAATAGCACCGTATATGCCCGGTTCAAACATACTGGATTTGTTTGCAGGAACTGGAAGCCTTGGCATTGAGGCATTGAGCAGAGGTGCAAACAGTGCTGTATTTTGTGACCTGAGTGAACAAAGTGCAGATATTATAACTAGAAACCTACAGCATACAAAATTAATTGATAAATCGGAGGTTTTTTTGGGAGAAGCACAAATAATACTGAAAAAACTCTCCCAACTAAGTAAAAAGTTTGATATAATTTTTTTAGACCCTCCATACAAAAAGGAAATTGTACCGGGTATTTTACAAGATCTTGAAAACTATGGAGTACTGGATGAAAAAGTTTTAATATCTGTGGAAACAGATATAGAAGATCAGCTACCGAAGGAAATAGGCACACTTTGTGTGTCCAGGCAGCAGATTTACGGAAAAACTAAATTAACTTTTTACAAAAGAATATAA
- the recG gene encoding ATP-dependent DNA helicase RecG yields MKKITINDLKQKSIRYIKGVGESRESLFKKLEIHNFFDLLTYYPRDYEDRSSIKNIADLQNGVPCSFEGTIVSNVSLTRPKRGMTLSRVSIEDSTGKITAIWFNQPYVKNSLALGENYIFFGKAERKLNKLQIVNPVFEKTSSKDMKKSLKILPVYSSTKDLGQNIIRSVVYEAIKGINDIELEDMIPLPVREAYKLADKIYSIKQIHFPASTQDIERARFRLVFEELFMLQLGLLSYKSLATDTRVGIKYTHIDEMEGFIESLPFELTNAQKKVFAEVEKDMESSHVMNRLVQGDVGSGKTMIAVLALFKAVKCGYQGALMVPTEILAEQHFKSIKSLFDSFGISVELLSSSLTKKQKQLIVEELKEGKTDVVIGTHALIEDYVEFKQLGLVITDEQHRFGVRQRTILTEKGQNPDVLVMTATPIPRTLALILYGDLDISIIDELPPGRKPIKTYSVNETMRERINKFVREKVKEGRQVYIVCPLVEESEEIEAKSAVVTAEDISKSVFSDLNVGIIHGKMKSSEKEDIMKRFVSGEISILVSTTIIEVGVNVPNATIMIIENAERFGLAQLHQLRGRVGRGDEQSFCILFNQSNSKVAKERMKIMTHSNDGFVISEKDLEIRGPGEFFGTRQHGLPELKIANLYKDMEILKLAQDSAMEIIQADPGLMKHNELKKYLAVYFGDKVTLS; encoded by the coding sequence ATGAAAAAAATAACAATTAACGATTTGAAACAAAAATCAATCAGATATATAAAGGGTGTTGGTGAATCACGGGAATCACTATTCAAAAAATTGGAAATTCACAATTTTTTTGATCTCTTAACCTATTATCCGAGAGACTATGAAGACAGGAGCAGTATAAAGAATATAGCCGATCTTCAGAATGGTGTTCCGTGTTCCTTTGAGGGAACTATAGTATCAAATGTAAGCTTAACAAGACCTAAGAGAGGTATGACTCTATCAAGAGTATCAATAGAGGACAGTACCGGAAAGATTACGGCAATCTGGTTTAATCAGCCATATGTAAAAAACTCTTTGGCTCTTGGAGAAAACTATATATTTTTCGGAAAAGCAGAAAGAAAATTAAATAAACTTCAAATAGTAAATCCGGTTTTTGAAAAAACAAGTTCTAAAGACATGAAAAAAAGCCTTAAAATACTTCCTGTTTATTCATCTACGAAAGATTTGGGACAGAACATTATAAGGTCGGTTGTATATGAGGCAATTAAGGGAATAAATGATATTGAGCTTGAAGACATGATACCTTTACCAGTCAGAGAAGCGTATAAGCTCGCTGACAAAATCTATTCAATAAAACAAATACACTTTCCGGCTTCTACCCAGGATATTGAACGAGCAAGGTTCAGACTGGTTTTTGAAGAACTTTTTATGCTGCAGCTGGGTCTTTTATCGTACAAGAGCCTTGCAACCGATACAAGAGTGGGTATAAAATATACTCACATAGACGAAATGGAAGGCTTTATTGAATCTCTTCCCTTCGAGCTTACAAACGCACAGAAAAAGGTTTTTGCAGAAGTCGAAAAGGACATGGAAAGTTCTCATGTGATGAACAGGCTTGTGCAGGGTGATGTTGGTTCAGGAAAGACAATGATTGCAGTTTTGGCGCTGTTTAAAGCTGTTAAGTGCGGCTATCAGGGAGCTTTAATGGTACCCACTGAAATATTGGCAGAACAGCATTTTAAATCTATAAAGAGCTTATTTGACAGCTTTGGTATTTCAGTTGAATTACTGTCCAGCAGTCTGACTAAAAAGCAGAAGCAGTTAATAGTAGAAGAGTTAAAGGAAGGAAAAACTGATGTAGTTATTGGAACTCATGCACTTATAGAGGATTATGTAGAATTTAAACAGCTGGGGCTTGTTATCACTGATGAACAGCATAGATTCGGAGTTCGCCAAAGAACGATATTGACAGAAAAAGGTCAGAATCCTGATGTGTTGGTTATGACTGCAACGCCAATTCCTAGGACCCTGGCACTGATTTTATACGGGGACCTCGATATATCAATAATTGATGAACTCCCGCCAGGCAGAAAACCAATTAAAACATACTCTGTAAATGAAACTATGAGGGAGAGAATTAATAAATTTGTAAGGGAGAAAGTAAAAGAAGGCAGGCAAGTATATATTGTTTGTCCCCTTGTAGAAGAATCTGAGGAGATTGAGGCGAAATCAGCAGTAGTTACTGCAGAAGATATAAGCAAAAGTGTATTCAGCGATTTAAACGTAGGAATTATTCATGGAAAAATGAAATCATCTGAAAAAGAAGATATAATGAAAAGATTCGTTTCAGGTGAAATCAGTATACTTGTATCTACAACTATAATAGAGGTTGGTGTAAATGTACCTAATGCTACAATCATGATAATAGAAAATGCTGAAAGATTTGGTCTGGCACAATTGCATCAATTGAGGGGGAGAGTCGGCAGAGGAGATGAGCAGTCCTTCTGTATTTTGTTTAACCAATCAAACTCAAAGGTTGCAAAAGAAAGAATGAAAATTATGACTCACTCAAACGACGGTTTTGTAATATCAGAAAAAGACTTAGAAATAAGAGGTCCCGGTGAGTTTTTTGGTACCAGACAGCACGGGCTTCCCGAATTAAAAATAGCGAATCTGTACAAGGATATGGAAATTTTAAAGCTGGCTCAGGATAGCGCAATGGAGATTATCCAGGCTGACCCGGGGCTTATGAAACATAACGAACTGAAAAAATACCTTGCCGTGTATTTTGGGGACAAGGTTACATTATCATAA
- the rpmB gene encoding 50S ribosomal protein L28 — protein sequence MAKCEVCSKATTFGNNRSHALNATSRTWKPNVRKIKIIDNGTPKSINICTRCLRSNKVTRAI from the coding sequence ATGGCAAAGTGTGAAGTATGCAGTAAAGCAACTACTTTCGGTAACAACCGAAGCCATGCATTAAATGCTACTAGCCGTACATGGAAACCTAATGTAAGAAAAATAAAGATAATTGATAATGGCACACCAAAGTCAATTAACATATGCACAAGGTGTCTTCGTTCAAACAAAGTTACCAGAGCTATATAA
- a CDS encoding PsbP-related protein yields MFSLFHVSQRKKLIVIIAFIVFFVGIITFVRIFFYGNSHYTITVNSQISFSYPMDFSIKNVYASDPASAPYIQASNSKYKSFIDYKSPEDKFHFSYPSNFKLYQQAFPGSEILYHVDFQNKSDNSFTGFVQVWNLPYELSKFLEESKENSLTDFINFNSKEIEVNKMKGYFWEYTVKGSNENYKTLEVFLSKDSRLYRISFYIPEKKYTNEDYDMFWKMVNSLKVN; encoded by the coding sequence ATGTTTTCTTTATTTCATGTTAGTCAAAGAAAAAAACTTATAGTGATAATAGCATTTATTGTATTTTTTGTTGGCATTATTACATTTGTTCGTATTTTTTTTTATGGAAACTCTCATTATACTATAACAGTTAACAGCCAAATCTCATTTTCTTATCCCATGGATTTCTCAATTAAAAATGTGTATGCCAGCGACCCTGCTTCTGCTCCTTATATTCAGGCAAGCAACAGTAAATATAAGAGTTTTATTGATTATAAGTCACCCGAAGACAAATTTCATTTCAGCTATCCTTCCAATTTCAAATTGTATCAACAGGCTTTTCCGGGCAGTGAAATACTATATCATGTAGATTTTCAAAACAAAAGCGATAATTCCTTTACAGGGTTTGTTCAGGTCTGGAATCTGCCTTATGAACTCAGTAAGTTTCTTGAAGAATCAAAGGAAAACTCCCTTACCGATTTTATCAATTTCAATTCCAAAGAAATCGAAGTTAATAAAATGAAGGGGTATTTTTGGGAATATACCGTAAAAGGTTCCAATGAAAATTATAAAACACTTGAAGTATTCCTCTCAAAGGATTCCAGACTATATAGAATAAGTTTTTATATACCTGAAAAAAAATATACCAATGAAGACTATGATATGTTTTGGAAAATGGTAAATTCCTTGAAAGTTAATTAA
- a CDS encoding GGDEF domain-containing protein, which yields MNKIQKYEKVMINLYWVFIVLLFSALIFKQELYTDANVYFSKEIFLTLFIVLILALNIVKIIFVKSINLYSDKVFDIFRSIEVFLTSVFLLPFSDGIEYLSLVLPLFFISIHKGKKLTYTLLSFSAVIKVTHIFILYGVQESFDATKVLYSLLRIVCIYILLLCIFSISAKIYSENLKNEQENDRLIDELGEKYEQLASAKDEIKNQYEKLKETNFKLEDTNKRLTSSIAEFYTLQQVSEAIGSILDINELLNFVNDVIIGVMGVNYSTILLFDQKKNRLKVQFTNITNKEELAILADNVNCELLLDILQNEKPLIENMVNPDKYDFIQTRQIGSFMCVPLSLKSRKFGLTLIEHRNNNTFNTENLRLLTTMGKQVSMAIENAELYANLQEMATVDGLTGVYNRVYFHEKFEYEFKMADEKGYSLSLVILDIDFFKIFNDTYGHLFGDVVLKEVAQTVKNNLRGTDTIARFGGEEFVLILPRTSIQQAHEKVEFLRTKIAGNVIKDNLISASVTASFGIACYPETSSNQVGLIRDADNALYKAKENGRNCIMISQKVG from the coding sequence ATGAATAAAATACAAAAATATGAAAAGGTTATGATTAACCTTTATTGGGTATTTATTGTATTACTGTTTTCTGCATTGATTTTCAAGCAGGAACTTTATACTGATGCTAATGTTTATTTTAGTAAGGAAATTTTTCTCACATTATTTATAGTGTTAATTCTGGCTCTGAATATTGTTAAAATTATATTTGTAAAGAGTATAAATTTATATTCAGATAAAGTATTTGACATTTTCAGGTCAATCGAAGTCTTTTTGACCTCTGTATTCTTATTGCCATTCTCGGATGGAATAGAGTACCTTTCTCTTGTATTGCCTTTATTTTTTATAAGCATTCATAAGGGCAAAAAGTTAACCTATACGTTATTGAGTTTCAGTGCAGTAATCAAGGTAACACATATATTTATATTATATGGTGTACAAGAGTCCTTTGATGCTACAAAAGTACTTTATAGTCTTTTAAGGATTGTGTGCATATACATATTACTACTTTGTATATTTAGTATAAGTGCTAAAATTTACTCTGAAAACTTAAAAAATGAACAGGAAAATGACCGGTTGATTGATGAATTGGGTGAGAAGTATGAGCAGCTTGCTTCAGCCAAAGATGAAATAAAAAACCAGTATGAAAAGCTCAAGGAGACCAATTTTAAGCTTGAAGATACAAATAAAAGGCTCACGTCCAGTATTGCAGAGTTTTATACGCTTCAACAAGTGAGTGAGGCCATAGGCTCCATTCTAGACATAAATGAGTTACTTAATTTTGTAAATGATGTAATAATAGGTGTAATGGGCGTGAATTATTCTACCATATTACTGTTTGATCAGAAGAAAAACAGACTTAAGGTACAATTTACAAATATCACCAATAAAGAAGAGCTTGCGATTTTGGCTGATAATGTTAATTGTGAGCTTCTCCTTGATATATTGCAAAATGAAAAGCCTTTGATAGAAAATATGGTTAACCCTGATAAATATGATTTTATTCAAACAAGACAAATAGGTTCCTTTATGTGCGTGCCTTTGAGCTTGAAATCCAGAAAGTTCGGGCTCACTCTCATTGAACACCGAAATAACAATACATTTAATACCGAAAACTTAAGGCTGCTTACTACCATGGGAAAACAGGTAAGTATGGCAATTGAAAATGCCGAGCTTTATGCAAACCTTCAGGAAATGGCCACAGTTGATGGTTTGACCGGAGTTTACAACCGTGTCTACTTCCATGAAAAATTCGAATATGAATTTAAGATGGCAGATGAAAAGGGGTACAGTTTATCTCTGGTAATTCTGGACATTGACTTTTTCAAAATATTTAATGATACATACGGCCATCTTTTTGGTGATGTAGTACTGAAAGAAGTAGCACAAACCGTAAAAAATAACCTGCGGGGAACTGATACCATTGCAAGGTTCGGGGGAGAAGAGTTTGTACTTATATTACCTCGCACATCAATACAGCAGGCTCATGAAAAAGTTGAGTTTTTGCGGACAAAGATTGCAGGCAATGTAATTAAAGACAATCTTATATCAGCCTCTGTTACTGCAAGTTTCGGAATAGCGTGCTATCCTGAAACATCTTCCAACCAAGTAGGATTAATCAGAGATGCAGACAATGCACTATACAAGGCAAAGGAAAATGGAAGAAACTGTATTATGATTTCTCAAAAAGTGGGTTAA